From the genome of Acidobacteriota bacterium, one region includes:
- a CDS encoding alpha/beta hydrolase, translated as MPVITTTATPTTTIHYEERGEGAPIVLIHGWPLSHRMWEGQVNALAAAGHRCIAYDRRGFGESGRPAGGFDYDTFASDLNDLITALDLRDVTLAGFSMGGGEVARYIGRYGTSRVRGAILIGAVTPFMLKTDDNPEGVDGGVFDGMKAGVTSDRIAFLESFMKPFFNWTPGSGTPSDDVVAYSKSIAWVASPVGTQDCIDAFGRTDFRRDLAAVDVPTLVIHGDADQIVPLEVSGARAAAMIRGAKLEVVKGAPHGLNATHGAELNALMLGFLER; from the coding sequence ATGCCAGTCATCACCACCACCGCCACGCCAACCACCACCATCCACTACGAGGAGCGCGGCGAGGGCGCGCCGATCGTGCTCATTCACGGATGGCCGCTGAGTCATCGCATGTGGGAAGGGCAGGTGAATGCGCTCGCGGCAGCGGGCCATCGGTGCATCGCCTACGACAGGCGCGGGTTCGGGGAGTCGGGCCGTCCAGCTGGCGGGTTCGACTACGACACGTTCGCGTCGGACCTGAACGACCTCATCACCGCGCTCGACCTGCGCGACGTGACGCTTGCGGGGTTCTCGATGGGCGGCGGCGAGGTGGCGCGCTACATCGGGCGCTACGGGACGTCGCGCGTCAGGGGCGCGATCCTCATCGGCGCCGTGACGCCGTTCATGCTGAAGACCGACGACAACCCCGAGGGCGTCGACGGCGGCGTGTTCGATGGAATGAAGGCCGGCGTCACGTCGGATCGCATCGCGTTCCTCGAGTCGTTCATGAAGCCGTTCTTCAACTGGACGCCTGGCTCCGGAACGCCGAGTGACGATGTGGTCGCGTACAGCAAGTCGATCGCATGGGTCGCGTCGCCGGTGGGCACGCAGGACTGCATCGACGCGTTCGGTCGCACGGACTTCCGTCGGGACCTCGCGGCCGTCGACGTCCCGACGCTCGTGATCCACGGCGACGCGGACCAGATCGTGCCGCTCGAGGTGTCCGGTGCGCGCGCCGCGGCGATGATCCGCGGCGCGAAGCTGGAAGTGGTGAAGGGCGCGCCGCACGGGCTGAACGCCACGCACGGCGCCGAGCTCAACGCCCTGATGCTCGGGTTCCTCGAGCGGTGA